One genomic segment of Rivularia sp. PCC 7116 includes these proteins:
- a CDS encoding PatA/PatG family cyanobactin maturation protease: MLDNGNLELGTLAIAESMVEGASLNLLEPDWNQAIFKLSRFAYQRQYDGAMVLESPLSKFRVRLLDWRANALLAVLTQPRSVEELNIFPDLSPETIQQFVNLLCSAQFLAVEPEPLSLQVWEFHNLLFHSRSRSGSHDYPTSHMEQFIEKLPQFPVVKPPMSGKIVSLPRPNLQVVMQGDLTLTEAIETRKSIRDYDDDHPITLEQLSELLYRTARVKEIYKVEKSEDVEYDFGELSNRPYPGGGSLYELEIYPVVHRCEGLDSGLYHYDPLNHQLEQLCPDNADVNVSLLLDNAHRISGEHAIPQVLLVITARFGRMFWKYSSVAYAVVLKHVGVLYQNLYLVANSMGLAPCALGNGDSERFAQATGLDYIEESSVGEFILGSLPNPDALISASMIESVEGAGGAGGEEIEPAVMASTADITPSTLTILHPHDLDNRIPGLINLRNQTLGDSQITIVILDSNPDHNLSCFEGANISKVFPYWHEAVEPIPPEAYATYREIENSGLKGDEKREKIKTVLSETVVNRITGDNHACHITSTIVGQENTPAPGIAPNCRVINIPINSPGDKEEFISVLNLARAFELALELGANIIHCAACRPTQTGEAQNLLTQAVKKCQDNNILIVAPAGNNKGECWCIPAVLPGTLAVGAMKDEGKPYKFSNWGGNYQIDGILVPGENILGAQPATEEPIRLKGTSMAAPVMTGICGLLMSLQLQQGKPIDAEAVRAALLNTAIPCNPDDVEEPERCLRGKLNLPQTIDLLFGQPSVKISFTGDTVSRIENQGYFVKGAGEAGGEINTNLNTNLNSNLQDNLQDISIPDSIPVSISNSEELVTASGTVESQSNQVTQSTAYSGHVYALGTLSYDFGGEARRDSFKQLMGAVDNGSGIMVPANPYDTRQMVDYLDQNPDEARSLIWTLNVDLTPVYAIEPKGGFAAEVYEILLLMLNGQLESEDSDEFIERLSIPALRTNRTVELFSGEVVPVITVRDVRGMYGWKVNTLVNAALGTVTAEVDEEQMRGCLTSFLNRVYYDLRNLGQTSRDRALNFAATNTFQAASTFAEAIATGRELDSIEVEKSPYCRLNSDCWDVKLKFFDPENSHRSHKVFRFTIDVAERLPVTLGEVKSWSVPGRRE, from the coding sequence ATGCTAGATAACGGCAATTTAGAACTAGGGACATTGGCGATCGCCGAATCGATGGTGGAAGGAGCTTCGTTAAATTTGCTCGAACCAGATTGGAATCAAGCCATATTTAAGTTATCTCGCTTCGCATATCAGCGCCAATATGATGGTGCAATGGTGTTAGAGTCACCCCTATCTAAATTCCGGGTTAGGCTGTTAGATTGGCGAGCTAATGCTTTACTAGCTGTGTTGACTCAACCTCGTTCTGTTGAGGAACTGAATATATTTCCCGATTTATCACCAGAAACAATTCAACAGTTCGTAAATTTATTGTGTTCTGCTCAATTTCTTGCTGTAGAGCCAGAACCACTATCGCTTCAAGTTTGGGAATTTCATAATCTATTGTTTCACAGTCGCAGCCGTTCGGGTAGTCATGATTATCCAACCTCTCATATGGAGCAGTTTATCGAAAAACTACCCCAATTTCCGGTAGTGAAGCCACCCATGAGCGGTAAAATTGTATCATTGCCGCGTCCTAACTTACAGGTTGTTATGCAAGGTGATTTGACCTTAACTGAAGCAATTGAAACGCGCAAATCAATCCGAGATTACGACGATGACCATCCCATAACTTTAGAACAACTGAGCGAACTTCTGTATCGTACTGCTCGTGTAAAAGAAATCTACAAAGTAGAGAAATCAGAAGATGTAGAATATGACTTTGGGGAACTAAGTAATCGTCCTTATCCCGGTGGTGGCAGTCTATACGAACTAGAAATTTATCCCGTGGTGCATCGCTGTGAGGGATTAGATTCCGGTCTTTATCATTACGACCCTTTAAATCACCAGTTAGAGCAACTCTGTCCGGATAATGCTGATGTTAATGTTAGTCTCTTGCTCGACAATGCTCACCGTATCAGCGGCGAACATGCGATACCTCAAGTACTGCTGGTAATAACAGCTCGTTTTGGGCGAATGTTTTGGAAATATAGTTCTGTAGCTTATGCAGTAGTGTTAAAGCACGTTGGGGTACTGTACCAAAATCTCTATCTTGTAGCAAATAGTATGGGTTTGGCTCCTTGTGCGTTAGGAAATGGGGATAGCGAACGGTTTGCCCAAGCTACAGGTTTAGATTATATAGAAGAATCTTCCGTTGGGGAATTTATCCTTGGTTCTCTTCCTAATCCCGATGCTTTAATTTCAGCTTCGATGATTGAATCTGTTGAGGGAGCAGGGGGAGCAGGGGGAGAAGAAATTGAACCTGCTGTGATGGCTTCAACTGCGGATATTACACCTTCAACACTAACAATACTTCATCCCCACGACCTTGATAATCGAATTCCCGGACTAATTAACCTAAGAAATCAAACTTTAGGTGACTCGCAAATCACAATTGTGATTCTCGACAGCAATCCCGACCATAATTTATCTTGCTTCGAGGGAGCTAACATTTCCAAAGTATTCCCTTATTGGCACGAAGCAGTAGAACCAATTCCCCCAGAAGCTTACGCTACCTACCGAGAAATTGAAAATAGCGGCTTAAAGGGTGATGAGAAACGAGAAAAAATTAAAACAGTTCTCTCCGAAACAGTTGTGAATCGGATTACGGGTGACAATCACGCTTGCCACATTACCAGTACCATTGTTGGACAGGAAAATACACCTGCTCCCGGTATAGCTCCTAATTGTCGCGTTATCAATATCCCGATCAACTCTCCAGGTGATAAGGAAGAATTTATTTCCGTCCTCAATTTAGCTCGCGCTTTTGAACTTGCCCTTGAGTTGGGAGCGAATATTATTCACTGTGCTGCTTGTCGTCCTACTCAAACAGGTGAAGCTCAGAATTTACTTACCCAAGCAGTGAAAAAATGCCAGGACAATAATATCTTGATTGTTGCTCCAGCAGGAAATAATAAAGGTGAATGTTGGTGTATTCCAGCAGTGTTACCGGGAACCTTAGCAGTAGGAGCAATGAAAGATGAAGGTAAACCCTACAAATTTAGTAATTGGGGTGGTAACTATCAAATAGACGGTATTTTGGTTCCCGGTGAAAATATTTTAGGTGCTCAACCCGCAACCGAAGAACCCATACGCTTAAAAGGAACCAGCATGGCTGCACCAGTTATGACTGGTATTTGTGGCTTACTGATGAGCTTGCAATTACAACAGGGTAAACCAATTGATGCTGAAGCCGTCCGCGCTGCTCTACTTAACACAGCTATTCCTTGCAATCCCGACGATGTAGAAGAACCAGAACGCTGTTTGCGAGGTAAGCTCAATCTACCCCAAACGATAGATTTACTATTTGGACAACCTTCTGTAAAAATTTCTTTTACAGGAGATACTGTATCTAGAATTGAAAATCAGGGATATTTTGTTAAGGGAGCAGGGGAAGCAGGGGGAGAAATTAATACAAATTTAAATACAAATTTAAATTCAAATCTACAAGATAACCTGCAAGATATATCAATTCCCGATTCTATTCCCGTTAGCATATCCAATTCGGAAGAATTAGTAACTGCATCGGGTACGGTAGAATCACAGAGCAATCAAGTAACTCAAAGTACTGCATATTCCGGTCATGTCTACGCTTTAGGAACCCTAAGTTATGACTTTGGTGGTGAAGCTCGACGGGATTCTTTTAAACAATTAATGGGTGCAGTAGATAATGGTAGTGGAATTATGGTTCCAGCCAATCCCTACGATACTCGTCAAATGGTCGATTACTTAGACCAAAATCCTGACGAAGCACGCTCGTTGATTTGGACGCTGAATGTTGATTTAACACCAGTTTATGCAATTGAACCCAAGGGGGGATTTGCTGCTGAGGTGTACGAAATATTACTCTTGATGTTAAACGGACAACTCGAGTCTGAGGACAGCGACGAATTTATCGAACGACTAAGTATTCCAGCATTAAGGACTAATCGTACTGTAGAGTTATTTTCCGGGGAAGTAGTTCCTGTAATTACCGTTCGCGATGTTCGGGGTATGTATGGTTGGAAAGTTAATACTTTAGTTAATGCAGCTTTAGGAACGGTAACAGCGGAAGTAGACGAAGAACAAATGCGTGGTTGTCTTACCAGCTTCTTGAATCGGGTGTATTACGACTTGCGGAATTTAGGACAAACATCTCGCGATCGCGCTTTAAATTTTGCAGCGACAAACACCTTTCAAGCAGCTTCTACATTTGCCGAAGCAATTGCAACGGGAAGGGAATTAGACAGCATCGAAGTAGAGAAAAGTCCTTACTGTCGATTAAATAGCGATTGCTGGGATGTCAAACTCAAATTTTTCGATCCAGAAAACAGCCATCGTTCCCATAAGGTATTTCGATTTACCATTGATGTCGCAGAAAGATTACCAGTAACCCTGGGAGAAGTGAAAAGTTGGTCAGTTCCAGGGAGGAGAGAATAA
- a CDS encoding TOMM precursor leader peptide-binding protein codes for MINKFPQIQPHYSVEVIEPKHVYLLGEQSTHALTGQLYCKILPLLNGQYPLDEIYQKLDGQVLREHIDFVLERLDEKGYLTVAAPDLSPGVAAFWSALGVPPTLAARGLQQQQVNITTVGSIGDLTRASLAQALRDTGVCVNNTYSSNGKPQTPALKVVLTDDYLQPQLREINQKALSTGEPWLLVKAVGNVLWLGPIFVPSKTGCYDCLTQRLRGNREVEASVLRQKQKRGEVLGCLPTARGTLPSTLQMGLQFAATEIAKWVVQTKVKETTQESVLFPTLEGKIITFNQINLEMKTHALPFRPQCPSCGNGKLLQERGFQPVILEPQPKHFTRDGGHRAVTPSQTVEKYQHLIGSLTGIVTELVRISDPGNPLVHTYRAGHSFGSATSLRGLRHALRHKSSGKGKSDSQSRASGFCEAVERYSGIYQGDEPSIKSTIAELGGKAIHPERCLLFSDRQYENREKLNEQATVAHDWIPQRFNATKVVDWTPVWSLIEESHKYLPTAFCYYEYPRPKDHRFCHADSNGNAAGNTIEEAILQGFLELVERDSVSIWWYNQLQRPEVDLSSFDEPYFLELQHFYRQNNRDLWVLDLTADLGIPTFAGVSRRIDGGAERIIAGFGAHLDPTIAILRAMTEVNQLGLELDKIPAEQLPGEFKDWMLGVTLENHAYFAPDKTAPLKLASDYPQRWGSDIKQDVITCVEIAREAGLETLVLDQTRPDIGLNVVKVIIPGMRHFWSRFGAGRLYDVPVKLGWLDIPLSEQQMNSTAMPF; via the coding sequence ATGATAAACAAATTTCCCCAAATTCAACCCCACTACAGCGTCGAAGTAATTGAACCCAAGCACGTTTATTTGCTGGGGGAACAGTCTACTCATGCACTCACAGGTCAACTTTACTGCAAAATTCTACCGCTTCTGAACGGACAATATCCCTTAGATGAAATTTATCAGAAATTAGATGGGCAGGTGCTGCGAGAACATATTGATTTTGTACTCGAACGTCTTGATGAAAAGGGCTACCTTACAGTCGCCGCACCGGATTTATCCCCTGGAGTTGCTGCTTTCTGGAGTGCCCTGGGGGTTCCACCGACTTTAGCGGCTAGAGGATTGCAGCAGCAACAGGTGAATATCACAACGGTAGGTAGTATAGGTGATTTGACAAGGGCTTCCCTGGCACAAGCACTTAGAGATACCGGTGTTTGTGTCAATAATACTTACTCATCTAACGGTAAACCTCAAACTCCTGCTCTAAAGGTGGTACTGACAGACGATTATTTGCAGCCTCAACTAAGGGAAATCAACCAGAAAGCCCTGTCAACTGGAGAACCTTGGCTACTGGTAAAAGCCGTGGGTAATGTTCTGTGGCTCGGACCGATATTTGTACCAAGTAAAACTGGTTGTTATGATTGCTTAACTCAGCGACTGCGAGGAAACCGGGAAGTAGAAGCCTCAGTATTGCGGCAAAAGCAGAAGCGAGGGGAGGTATTAGGGTGTCTGCCTACGGCAAGGGGTACTTTACCTTCGACGCTGCAAATGGGTTTGCAATTCGCAGCGACGGAAATTGCTAAATGGGTAGTACAAACAAAGGTTAAGGAAACTACGCAAGAATCGGTATTATTTCCGACTCTGGAAGGAAAAATCATCACCTTTAACCAGATAAACCTGGAAATGAAAACCCACGCGCTACCCTTTCGTCCCCAATGTCCTAGTTGCGGAAATGGCAAACTGCTGCAAGAACGCGGTTTTCAACCCGTTATTTTAGAACCGCAACCAAAGCATTTTACTCGCGATGGAGGTCATCGAGCCGTGACTCCTAGTCAAACTGTGGAGAAGTACCAGCATTTAATTGGTTCCTTAACCGGAATAGTCACCGAACTGGTGCGTATTTCCGACCCAGGCAATCCCTTAGTGCATACCTATCGAGCCGGTCATAGTTTTGGTAGTGCTACCTCGTTGCGGGGATTGCGTCATGCTTTGCGTCATAAGAGTTCTGGTAAGGGTAAAAGCGATAGTCAATCCCGAGCCAGTGGTTTTTGCGAAGCGGTGGAGCGTTATTCTGGTATTTATCAGGGAGATGAACCCTCGATTAAATCAACTATTGCCGAATTAGGGGGAAAAGCGATTCATCCCGAACGCTGTTTGCTATTTAGCGATCGCCAATACGAAAACCGGGAGAAACTGAACGAACAAGCTACTGTTGCTCACGATTGGATTCCCCAACGGTTTAATGCGACTAAAGTCGTTGATTGGACACCAGTATGGTCTTTGATAGAAGAAAGCCATAAATACTTACCTACAGCGTTTTGCTATTACGAATATCCGCGACCCAAAGACCACCGCTTTTGTCATGCAGATTCTAACGGTAATGCTGCTGGTAACACTATTGAAGAAGCAATTTTGCAAGGATTTCTGGAATTAGTGGAACGGGATAGCGTATCGATATGGTGGTACAATCAGCTACAGCGACCGGAGGTAGATTTATCTAGTTTCGACGAGCCGTATTTTTTAGAATTACAGCATTTTTATCGGCAAAATAACCGCGACCTCTGGGTATTGGATTTAACAGCAGACTTGGGTATTCCAACCTTTGCTGGGGTATCTCGTCGTATCGATGGGGGAGCAGAACGGATAATTGCTGGGTTTGGTGCCCACCTCGACCCTACGATTGCGATTTTGCGAGCAATGACCGAGGTAAATCAGCTTGGTTTGGAATTGGATAAAATCCCCGCAGAACAGTTACCAGGAGAATTCAAAGATTGGATGCTAGGGGTAACGCTAGAGAATCATGCTTATTTTGCTCCTGACAAAACAGCACCGTTAAAGCTAGCGAGCGATTATCCTCAAAGATGGGGAAGTGATATTAAACAAGATGTAATTACCTGCGTAGAAATAGCTCGGGAAGCAGGATTAGAAACTCTAGTTTTAGACCAGACGCGACCGGATATTGGTTTAAACGTGGTCAAAGTTATTATTCCAGGAATGCGCCACTTTTGGTCGCGGTTTGGAGCGGGAAGATTATATGACGTACCCGTAAAGTTAGGTTGGTTAGATATACCGTTATCGGAACAGCAAATGAATTCCACAGCAATGCCATTTTGA
- a CDS encoding DUF5837 family cyanobactin class RiPP: protein MNKKNIIPQQAQPVARVTQGKQADLLAELSEENLSTTGIAAAVRQEGTNIEIMCSFDGDELE, encoded by the coding sequence ATGAACAAGAAAAATATTATTCCTCAACAAGCTCAGCCCGTGGCGCGAGTTACTCAAGGGAAACAAGCTGACTTGCTCGCGGAATTATCTGAGGAAAATTTGAGTACTACAGGAATCGCTGCTGCGGTGCGACAAGAAGGTACGAATATTGAAATTATGTGTTCCTTTGATGGGGACGAACTAGAGTAA
- a CDS encoding cyanobactin biosynthesis PatC/TenC/TruC family protein, whose translation MSNPTNNIPIVDLVIIIDTSPSMKDEARALSNAAENAINCASTSCPTELRVTWFGIEGTWRGTNFNQTIRNYLTKSCNVSDSKLRGRKRGQLKSAGAQEDVARAIEDICDYFDWRENAARAIFCLGDEALEGGGEKTEREDIEAANLAIQTAKVSKVTVHTYCGISKSKFQEGIKREYQRIASETGGQFFTDEDSIQGFNAVLEKVICGSNPVTVSQNKASEKTNLTVEMKDDSTTNQPQILATGLEDYAYWIKTVAKEQAGKDNQKKDFRRGRIWA comes from the coding sequence ATGAGCAATCCAACCAATAATATCCCTATAGTAGATTTAGTCATCATCATCGATACGAGTCCATCGATGAAAGATGAAGCACGTGCTTTGAGTAATGCAGCAGAAAATGCAATTAATTGTGCATCTACAAGTTGTCCAACTGAATTAAGAGTAACTTGGTTTGGAATAGAAGGAACTTGGAGAGGAACAAATTTTAATCAAACTATCCGAAATTATTTAACTAAAAGCTGTAATGTTTCCGATTCTAAATTACGAGGAAGAAAAAGAGGACAATTAAAATCAGCAGGAGCGCAAGAAGATGTAGCTCGTGCGATTGAGGATATTTGCGATTACTTTGATTGGAGAGAAAATGCAGCTCGGGCTATTTTTTGTCTCGGAGATGAAGCACTTGAAGGAGGTGGAGAAAAAACTGAAAGAGAAGATATTGAAGCTGCTAATTTAGCCATTCAGACAGCTAAGGTTTCTAAGGTTACGGTTCATACTTATTGCGGTATTTCTAAAAGTAAATTTCAAGAAGGTATTAAAAGAGAATATCAGAGAATTGCAAGTGAAACGGGAGGACAATTTTTTACAGATGAAGACTCAATACAAGGATTTAATGCTGTCTTAGAAAAAGTAATTTGTGGTAGCAATCCGGTGACTGTTAGTCAAAATAAGGCTTCTGAGAAAACTAATTTAACAGTAGAAATGAAAGATGACTCAACCACAAATCAACCCCAAATACTGGCAACTGGATTAGAAGATTATGCTTATTGGATAAAGACTGTAGCCAAAGAACAAGCAGGAAAAGATAATCAAAAAAAAGACTTTCGACGAGGACGTATTTGGGCATAA
- a CDS encoding DUF5837 family cyanobactin class RiPP, with translation MDKKNIIPQQAQPVVRVTQGTQADLLAELSEETLATVTGARASLVTDSITLACYCACSYDGDDAE, from the coding sequence ATGGATAAGAAAAATATTATCCCCCAACAAGCTCAGCCCGTTGTGCGTGTTACTCAAGGTACTCAAGCTGACTTGTTAGCGGAGTTATCCGAAGAAACTCTGGCTACAGTAACAGGAGCGAGAGCTTCTTTAGTCACCGATAGTATCACTCTTGCATGTTACTGTGCTTGTTCCTATGACGGTGATGATGCGGAGTAG
- a CDS encoding alkaline phosphatase, with protein MPSTQTIIKFDDIFYLKHKNGKYLVSVDKGRYNFPRLDNTGKVKLQLKGRNSSDNLKDGDTVNIRSLEASLGENNILGAFSDSHNCYYWKDNYDKEKQGWRIHKASGDKDVIRYGDEVYFTNVSYKNQRLVADTRYDGFLTTKKNVTDTWIIESVQKKQPANESNNNKSASVFGLSVASGDPSATGVILWTRINPEKYDTKKPLKYQVCESNKFDNCVIDEEVKAHFGEDTDYTVHVDLDGKLESGKTYFYRFHYDGVYSKTGRCKTLPRQNENIPSLRLAVITCNDYSTGYFNAFYYLAEEDIDYVIHLGDFVYEYSQYPKGYGKVHREDIKWENDPYGQPYADSKTQRATSLEHFQQIYRTYRQDLALQAAMEQHTWMITLDDHEVADNWYWDYDKKTIEVGSDHPIFKKYKEQEEVEKVKKEIESLELKEEENKILKVLAALEALKIEEVEKRIKEIKSLEKKELEKIFKALEPLKPLQKARSEEMKNLYNNAIKAWRNYVPIKPLNNNAELHESSIYRQFSFGKLVDFFLTDSRSYRSKPRPDLGADDKENTHTTMLGQRQKEWLTEGVKNSKATWKVWGNQTLLATSSINSTAAKLKGEPELIDDWQAYMGERQSILQTIKDSETKNHDDNNKKSNFVVFTGDMHTSMISYLRTDFEGTLNKANMDYSKIAGVEFMTPSLTSPGVSEGLREEITKIPGASTIGQVIDMLPNIFSSDSSDDAGEGSTLHGLTAGLNRFNTYIKHYDSSINGYAIAEFTSSELIWKVYAINKSDCDVADDGSTISKKGVNKHLAKTMKYDPSTINLDD; from the coding sequence ATGCCTTCAACTCAAACTATAATCAAATTTGACGATATCTTTTATCTCAAACATAAGAACGGTAAATACTTGGTATCCGTAGATAAAGGACGATACAATTTTCCTCGATTAGATAATACGGGTAAAGTTAAACTGCAACTTAAAGGCAGAAACAGTAGTGACAATCTCAAAGACGGTGATACGGTGAACATCCGTTCTTTGGAAGCTAGTTTAGGTGAAAATAATATTTTAGGTGCTTTTTCAGACAGCCACAATTGCTATTACTGGAAAGATAATTACGACAAAGAAAAGCAAGGTTGGCGAATTCACAAGGCTTCTGGTGACAAAGACGTGATTCGCTACGGAGATGAAGTTTATTTTACTAACGTCTCTTATAAAAATCAAAGACTTGTAGCCGATACTAGATACGATGGCTTTTTAACTACTAAGAAAAATGTAACTGATACGTGGATTATTGAAAGTGTCCAGAAAAAGCAACCTGCAAATGAATCCAATAACAACAAATCTGCTTCTGTATTTGGTTTATCAGTAGCATCGGGAGATCCATCAGCTACAGGTGTAATTCTTTGGACTCGAATTAATCCAGAAAAGTACGATACTAAAAAGCCTTTAAAGTATCAGGTTTGTGAAAGCAATAAGTTTGATAATTGCGTAATTGACGAAGAAGTTAAAGCACACTTTGGAGAGGACACAGATTATACAGTTCATGTCGATTTAGATGGCAAATTAGAATCGGGTAAAACTTATTTTTATCGCTTTCATTACGACGGAGTATATAGTAAAACTGGTCGTTGTAAAACGCTACCAAGACAAAATGAAAATATTCCCAGTCTTCGTCTAGCAGTGATAACTTGTAACGATTACAGCACTGGTTATTTCAATGCTTTCTATTATCTAGCAGAAGAAGATATAGACTACGTGATTCACCTAGGGGATTTTGTATATGAATATTCACAATATCCCAAAGGTTACGGAAAAGTTCACCGTGAAGATATTAAATGGGAAAACGACCCTTATGGTCAACCCTACGCTGATTCAAAAACCCAAAGAGCCACATCATTAGAACATTTCCAGCAGATTTATCGTACTTATCGTCAAGATTTAGCGCTTCAAGCTGCGATGGAACAACATACCTGGATGATAACTTTAGATGACCATGAAGTTGCTGATAACTGGTATTGGGATTACGACAAGAAAACTATAGAAGTAGGTAGCGACCATCCTATCTTTAAAAAGTATAAAGAGCAAGAAGAAGTTGAAAAAGTAAAAAAAGAAATCGAATCACTAGAATTAAAAGAAGAAGAAAATAAAATACTCAAAGTACTCGCAGCACTCGAAGCACTAAAAATAGAAGAAGTAGAAAAAAGAATCAAAGAAATCAAATCACTAGAAAAAAAAGAACTAGAAAAAATATTCAAAGCACTAGAACCACTAAAACCACTGCAAAAAGCACGAAGCGAAGAGATGAAGAATCTCTATAACAATGCTATTAAAGCTTGGCGAAATTACGTTCCTATTAAACCACTTAACAACAATGCTGAACTCCACGAAAGCTCAATTTACAGACAGTTCAGCTTCGGTAAATTAGTAGATTTTTTCCTAACTGATAGCCGTAGTTACAGAAGTAAACCACGACCAGACTTAGGTGCAGATGACAAAGAAAATACTCACACAACTATGTTAGGTCAAAGGCAAAAAGAATGGTTAACCGAAGGAGTTAAAAATTCAAAAGCTACTTGGAAAGTGTGGGGTAATCAAACACTTTTAGCAACTTCATCAATAAATTCAACAGCAGCAAAGCTTAAAGGAGAGCCAGAGTTAATTGATGATTGGCAAGCATATATGGGGGAACGTCAGTCTATTTTACAAACGATCAAAGACAGCGAAACCAAAAACCACGACGATAACAATAAAAAAAGTAATTTCGTGGTATTCACCGGGGATATGCACACTTCGATGATTTCTTATCTAAGAACTGACTTTGAAGGGACATTGAATAAGGCTAATATGGACTACAGTAAAATCGCTGGTGTAGAATTCATGACCCCATCATTGACATCACCAGGGGTATCAGAAGGATTACGCGAAGAAATAACTAAGATTCCAGGAGCTTCAACAATTGGTCAGGTAATAGATATGTTGCCAAATATTTTCTCAAGCGATAGCAGTGATGATGCTGGTGAAGGTAGTACATTACATGGGCTTACAGCAGGATTAAACAGATTTAATACCTACATCAAACACTACGATTCATCAATTAACGGATATGCAATAGCTGAATTTACTTCTTCTGAATTGATATGGAAAGTATACGCAATTAACAAGTCAGATTGCGATGTCGCAGACGATGGAAGCACCATTTCTAAAAAAGGAGTGAACAAGCATCTTGCTAAAACAATGAAGTACGATCCAAGCACTATTAACCTAGATGATTAA
- a CDS encoding DUF5837 family cyanobactin class RiPP translates to MDKKNIIPQQAQPVVRVSQGTQADLLAELSEETLASTPGAGASMKTNDMTLACYCVCSYDGDDAE, encoded by the coding sequence ATGGACAAGAAAAATATTATCCCTCAACAAGCACAACCTGTAGTCCGGGTTAGTCAAGGTACTCAAGCTGACCTATTAGCAGAATTGTCTGAAGAAACTCTAGCTTCAACACCAGGAGCGGGAGCTTCAATGAAGACTAACGATATGACACTTGCTTGTTACTGTGTATGTTCCTATGACGGAGACGACGCAGAATAG